A part of Acomys russatus chromosome 21, mAcoRus1.1, whole genome shotgun sequence genomic DNA contains:
- the Hbs1l gene encoding HBS1-like protein isoform X2, which translates to MARHRNVRGYNYNEDFEDDDLYGQSVEDDYCISPSTAAQFIYSQRDNPVEEYGYEDLKESSNSLLNHQLSEIDQAHLYSCLDHMREVLGDAVPDDILTEAVLKHKFDVEKALSMVLEQDSVQTLKGKSERAVSAGKLAKGVLFSSLEVSSENVQSENHLGISSKSDCCSSVANYGSHSSTLVPSQCLPHSKEELDRPQSEEELESCKLARELSLAPLIHDMSRDSCASQPSVRLPSSNSLQSLLPKTLGADVVGPCASACAPEEEFTLKGIPDLKSLMRGDIAASGSLDVQTSSLPDFQSIPVQNTLGTLNNTLHLPSSVENNSNSRMSTELGKSAKNHTVKNSSLPFFQCGGPSLAELLEEHRGNSSSQCSSLPSLCTRAPASLRSLPLSQLAEHCQSANGISELTGSLSSLVFCKAPTRDLENLSLSDLIAKSIELDTSPIKRDSFELGLSETRSPGVDSNIDLSVLIKAPEFVPKPTGDPSVAPTPEAKVLSSKLGKNSSSTKDSKKNKKGSLVRKAPLAVSWTKALAARPSAFASTLCLRYPLKSCKRRTLDLYKTFLYSRQVQDVSDREISPLAAITPFDFKSASPDDIVKANQRKAFTRE; encoded by the exons ATGGCCCGGCATCGGAACGTCCGAGGCTATAACTACAATGAAG ATTTTGAAGACGATGATTTGTATGGCCAGTCTGTGGAGGATGATTACTGCATCTCACCATCGACAG CTGCCCAGTTTATTTACTCTCAACGGGACAACCCTGTAGAAGAATATGGTTATGAAGATCTGAAAGAGTCTTCTAATTCACTTCTGAATCACCAATTAAGTGAAATTGACCAAG CTCACCTTTATTCATGCCTTGATCATATGAGAGAGGTGCTGGGGGACGCCGTGCCTGATGACATACTGACTGAAGCAGTTCTGAAACACAAGTTTGATGTGGAGAAGGCTTTGTCCATGGTTCTGGAACAGGATAGTGTGCAGACCTTGAAGGGGAAGAGTGAGAGAGCAGTGTCTGCAGGAAAGCTGGCAAAAG gagtcttattttcttccttggagGTTTCTTCAGAAAATGTTCAGTCAGAGAATCACTTGGGGATCAGTAGCAAATCTGATTGTTGTAGCTCAGTAGCAAACTATGGATCACACAGTTCTACCCTTGTGCCAAGTCAGTGTTTGCCTCATAGCAAAGAGGAACTTGACAGGCCCCAGAGTGAGGAGGAGCTGGAATCATGTAAGTTAGCAAGAGAGCTGTCTCTAGCTCCCCTGATCCATGACATGTCAAGAGATTCCTGTGCGAGCCAGCCGTCAGTCAGACTGCCGTCCTCAAACAGTCTGCAGAGCCTGCTTCCTAAGACGCTAGGTGCCGATGTGGTAGGACCTTGTGCTTCTGCGTGTGCTCCTGAAGAGGAATTCACTCTCAAAGGAATACCAGACCTAAAGTCCCTAATGAGGGGGGACATAGCAGCTAGTGGCTCTTTGGACGTTCAAACTAGTTCACTACCTGATTTTCAGAGCATTCCAGTGCAGAACACCTTGGGAACTTTAAATAATACATTGCACTTACCTAGCTCAGTGGAAAATAATTCTAATTCCAGGATGAGCACTGAACTTGGAAAAAGTGCCAAGAATCATACTGTAAAGAATAGCAGCTTACCATTTTTTCAGTGTGGAGGTCCGTCACTAGCTGAGCTGCTGGAGGAACACAGAGGGAACAGctccagccagtgctcttccttACCCAGCCTGTGTACCCGGGCACCTGCCAGCCTGCgttccctccccctctcacaGCTGGCAGAGCACTGCCAGTCTGCTAATGGAATATCGGAATTAACAGGATCTCTGTCATCTTTGGTGTTTTGTAAAGCTCCCACGAGGGACCTGGAGAATTTGTCCCTTTCTGATTTGATTGCAAAATCGATTGAGCTAGATACCTCTCCAATTAAGAGAGATTCCTTTGAGCTTGGTTTATCTGAAACAAGGAGTCCTGGAGTTGATTCAAACATCGATCTTAGTGTCCTGATAAAAGCTCCAGAGTTTGTCCCAAAGCCTACAGGTGACCCATCAGTTGCTCCAACACCAGAGGCTAAAGTTCTAAGTTCAAAGTTAGGGAAAAATTCCAGTTCTACTAAGGATAgtaagaagaacaagaaaggctCCCTTGTTAGGAAAGCTCCTCTGGCTGTGTCATGGACCAAGGCCCTTGCGGCTAGGCCTTCAGCTTTTGCCTCAACGCTGTGTCTTCGTTACCCACTGAAAAGCTGCAAGAGGCGCACTCTTGACCTCTACAAGACTTTCCTTTATAGCAGACAAGTTCAAGATGTGTCGGACAGAGAAATAAGTCCTCTTGCAGCAATAACACCTTTTGACTTCAAATCAGCGTCTCCGGATGACATTGTAAAAGCCAATCAAAGGAAAGCTTTTACTAGAGAATAG